From Hoeflea sp. 108:
TCTTTTGTTCCCGTCTCATGGGACGCTAAGTCACTGATTCGACGGGCCTCTTAAGGGCGAGAAAGAGGCAATTCAGGGGCATGCGTGTGCGCCGCCGCCGGGCTCAATCAGGCCGAGTCCTGGCCGGTTCCTCAGCCCGCAACCAGCGGTTTTTCAAACAATATGGTGGTCAGCCCGCTGTCCCACTCCTCGTCGGGATAACGCGCCGTCTCGGCATAACCCATGGCGCGGTAGAAGGTCTGGCTCTGCTGGTTGAAGGTGTCGGTTTCAAGCCGCACTTTTTCCAAGCCGGCCTTGCCGATCTCCTGCTCTGCCCGCGCCAGAAGCTGCCGGCCGAGGCCAAGGCGCTGATAGGCCCCCGCAACATGCAGCGCCTCTATGAAGTCGCCGCTCCAGTGGACCATGCCGGCGACACGGCCGTCGACTTCGGCCACCCAGAAGGCGAGACCATTTTGATCGACATAACGGCCGCCGATATCGGATGAGAGATAGCGCCCGGCCGACGCCGCGCTGATTTCCGGCCGCCAGGTGCTTTCGAACGTGTCGGCCAACACCTGCTTCACTTGGGCGAAATCAGCTGTCTTCGCCGGCCGCACCAGGATGTTACGCTTGTCCATGCTGTCGCTCCTGCTCTTGAGGCGTCCGTCTAGCATCGGCCCTGCCTTTGAACATCGGACAGCGTGTACAAAAAATGGCGCCAGCCCTGGGGCCGGCGCCATCATTCATCGCGGTTCGAAGCCGTCAGACGTAGCGGTTGACGACGTTCTCCAGATATTCCTGCCGGCCCGACTTCGGCTGCGGCTCGATGCCATCGGTGACCACGCGCGCGGCGATCTGTTCGAGGCTGCGTTCGCCCGCAAGCATCGCCTTGGCCTCCGTCGAGTTCCAGCCGGCGTAGCGGGCGTCGAGCGGACCTGACAGAGCCTTGTCCTCGATCATCCTGGCAGCTGCCTTGAGGCCACGGGCGCAAGCGTCCATGCCGCCGATATGGGCGACCAGCAGGTCCTCAGGGTCAAGCGACTGGCGGCGCAGCTTGGCGTCGAAATTGGTGCCGCCCGTCTTGAAGCCGCCGCCCAGCAGCACCTGGTAATAGGCCAGCGCCATCTCGGGCACGTTGTTGGGGAACTGATCGGTGTCCCAGCCCGACTGATAGTCGTTGCGGTTCATGTCGATGGAGCCGAAGATGCCGAGCGCATTGGCGGTCGCCAGCTCGTGTTCGAAGGAGTGGCCGGCCAGGATCGCGTGACCCTGCTCGATGTTGACCTTCACCTCCTTCTCCAGCCCGTACTTCCTCAGGAAGCCGTAGACGGTGGCGACGTCGTAGTCATACTGGTGCTTGGTCGGCTCCTGCGGCTTCGGCTCGATCAGGATGGTGCCGGTGAAGCCGCTTCTGTGCTTGTAGTCGACGACAAGGTTGAGGAAACGGCCGAGCTGGTCGAGTTCGCGGCCCATGTCGGTGTTGAGCAGTGTCTCATAGCCCTCGCGGCCGCCCCACAGCACGTAGTTCTCGCCCTCGAGTCGTTTGGTGACGTCGATGCAGTGCTTCACCGTCGCTGCCGCATAGGCAAAGACGTCGGGATCGGGGTTGGTCGCGGCGCCAGCCATGAAGCGGCGGTTGGAGAACAGATTGGCAGTGCCCCAGAGCAGCTTGACGCCGGTCTTGGCCATCTTGGCTTCGAAATGGTCGGCGATCTCGTCGAGGCGCTTTGCACTCTCAGTAAAGTTGGCACCCTCGGGCCGCACGTCGGCGTCGTGGAAGCAGTAATAGGGAACGCCGAGCAGCGAGAACAGCTCGAAGGCGACGTCAGCCTTCAGCTTGGCGTTCTCCATCGTCTCGCCGAACCCAGTCTTTGCAAACCAGGGCCGCTCGAAGGTCTGGCCGCCGAACGGATCGCCGCCCGGCCAGGCGAATGTGTGCCAATAGGCGACGGCGAAGCGCAGATGGTCTTCCAGCCTTTTGCCCAGCACCACCTCGTCGGCGTTGTAGTGGCGATAGGCCAGCGGATTGGTGCTGTCGGGGCCTTCGTAGCGGACAGGCTTGATGTCGCCGAAATAGCCGGTGCTCATGGGAGAACTCCTTTCAGTGAGTACGCATGACCGCCCCTCACGGGGCAGTCGCCGAATTTCCGTATTCGATTACCTGAGACGTAATTGGTTTCAGTCGGAGCTGCTGCGAAAAGGGTCGCGTTGTCAAAGACGAACCTGACGGAGAGCAGAAATGACCGACTACAACGCAATCGCCGAAGCCTACTTCG
This genomic window contains:
- a CDS encoding GNAT family N-acetyltransferase, whose protein sequence is MDKRNILVRPAKTADFAQVKQVLADTFESTWRPEISAASAGRYLSSDIGGRYVDQNGLAFWVAEVDGRVAGMVHWSGDFIEALHVAGAYQRLGLGRQLLARAEQEIGKAGLEKVRLETDTFNQQSQTFYRAMGYAETARYPDEEWDSGLTTILFEKPLVAG
- the xylA gene encoding xylose isomerase → MSTGYFGDIKPVRYEGPDSTNPLAYRHYNADEVVLGKRLEDHLRFAVAYWHTFAWPGGDPFGGQTFERPWFAKTGFGETMENAKLKADVAFELFSLLGVPYYCFHDADVRPEGANFTESAKRLDEIADHFEAKMAKTGVKLLWGTANLFSNRRFMAGAATNPDPDVFAYAAATVKHCIDVTKRLEGENYVLWGGREGYETLLNTDMGRELDQLGRFLNLVVDYKHRSGFTGTILIEPKPQEPTKHQYDYDVATVYGFLRKYGLEKEVKVNIEQGHAILAGHSFEHELATANALGIFGSIDMNRNDYQSGWDTDQFPNNVPEMALAYYQVLLGGGFKTGGTNFDAKLRRQSLDPEDLLVAHIGGMDACARGLKAAARMIEDKALSGPLDARYAGWNSTEAKAMLAGERSLEQIAARVVTDGIEPQPKSGRQEYLENVVNRYV